DNA from Oncorhynchus masou masou isolate Uvic2021 chromosome 5, UVic_Omas_1.1, whole genome shotgun sequence:
acaactactgaccacaactaatgAACTACACAGTGCTGTGGAAGCTATGTTTATTGCTAGCAGCATACcacctgcatcccactgctggcttgcttctgaagcttaGCAAGGTTGGTCCCGGTCAGTCCCTGGACGGGAGactagatgctgctggaagtggtgttggagggccagtaggagacacccttcctctggtctaaatatatatcccaattccccagggcagtgatcggggacattgccctgtgtatgGTGCCGGcattcggatgggacgttaaatgggtgtcaTCACTCTCTGTGGTCACTTAAGATCCCATGCAcgtattgtaagagtaggggtgttaaccccagtgtcctggctaaattctcaatctggccctcataccatcacctgaatgaatgagccaattgtaatcatccccagcttgcaattggctcattcatgtcctctcccctttaactattccccaggttgttactgtaattaagaatgtgttttcagtcaacttactgggttaaataaaaaaatctaaatttacACTCAGGTCCGGGACAATATTGTGTTCCAATGTGCTAATTGAGTTCGAATGCGCCAATTGTTTGCTTGCGGAGGATTACAGGAGTGAGGATGCTATCCTTAGCAAGCAAAAGTCAATTCTGCGTGAACTTATGGGGAAAACGCAAACTGGAACGTTCTCAACTCCTGTGGCTGGACGTTGCTTGAGCTTGATGGATGTATCCCCTTCTTGTCATCTGTCCCTATCCGGGTGGCCTGTGCTACCTGGAACTTGTCTGCCAAGGAAGTTAGctccatctgcttctcctcctccatcttctaGTGGAGTAGTAGGAGAACAGTAAGAGGATTGTTTCAATCAGTGCTGGTCCCATGTCACAAGTCGTAGAAACCGAAGGCAGTGGCATCCTGCTAAATGGAGTAGTGTCTGAGAGAGGTCTGGAGCAAATCGACATGAAGAATAACTTTTCTGCCCTGGTGCCTTCTTTACTTGGACTGCCTGTGTCTGCGACAGCTGTGCTGACTCTAACAGCGACTTTGTCTTTGAGTTTGGCTCCTTgtcctctctctgggtctgacggggctctgcctgctgtgggaggaCTGGACCTATCGCTGGGAGCTGCGGGAGTACGCTATCCTGCTTCTTGTGGGCCTGTGAAAGGTTCCACAAATTGTGTGAGCTGCAAACGGCaactagtgcctgcaacctggttcaggttatcagtcaacctaccagggtagttacaaacagcacaggaatgaaatcatcaacatgtattgatcacatatttattaatgctgcagaaatttgctttaaaacagtatccaaatccataggatgtagtgatcacaatatagcagGCATATCTAGGAAGACcgaagttccaaaggctgggcctaatgtaGTGTACAAGAGGTAATACAAAGTTTTGTAGTGACttctatgttgttgatgtaaagaatatttgttgtTCTGTGgtgtgtatttttttttaacctttatttaaacaggcaagtcagttaagaacaaaatcttattttgggaacagtgggttaactgccaggcaaggggcagaacgacagattcgtaccttgtcagctcgggggttttgaacttgcaaccttccagttactagtccaacgctctaaccactaggctacactgccgccccgtaTTGatgagcaaccagatgctgcacttgacatATTTAAGacattgcttattccagttactaataagcatggacccattaagaaaatgactgtaaaaactgttaaatccctgtgaatggatgaggaatttaaaaattgTCTGGTTGAGCGGCAAAAGGAATGGTAAAATAAGTCTGACTGCACAATAGATTGGCAAGCAtgctgcaaattgagaaattatgtgactaaacggaatagaaataataaactatactatgaaacaaagagaCATTTTATAAAgttgatagtaaaaagctttggagcaccttaaaatGTTGGGCAAAAAGGAAAACTCAGATCCAAAATTAATTGAATCAGGTGGCTCATTCATCCCAAAACTCACTGAATTCACATATTACTTTAATAATTTTAGATTAGCAAACtaaggcatgacatgccagcagaAAATGCTGGCACAACAAATCCATGTATAACTAATCAAATAATGAAAGATAACagtgtaattttgaattccgtaaagtgagtgtggaagaggtgaattTTTATTGGTCTATctacaatgacaagccaccggagtctgacaacttggatgggaagattactgaggataatagcggatgatattgccactcctatttgccatatcttccatctaagcctactagaaagtgtgtgccctcaggcctggagggaagcaaaagtcattccgctacctaagaatagtaaagccacATTTACTGGCTCAAGTAGCCGATTAATCAGCCTGtcaccaacccttagtaaacttttagaGAAAAAAACTGTtggaccagatacaatgctattttactgtaCACAAATGGACAACAGGCAATATGAACAGTATCAACGAAACAATTGCCTTGTGTGTGGTGATAAAGTATGTGCTGACGTTTAAATTCATAtgttcctttcccccttctgagaATTAATTGCATTATGTGAAAGTTTTGAAACtaagtcattttctattaggTTGAGACTTAGTATCAAAAGGGAGGTTATGCAATGGAAAATTACAGAATTAGTCATGCTCTCCTGTGTTTTACTGCTTAAAGAATAGTCTTTTGTTTTATGCTAGTGTTTTTTCTAACCTGATACAAACTTGTCTTGGTGTGACTTAGTCATAAGACTGGGCTTACAGCTAAAAGCCGTTTGGGTGCAACCGCAGCATGTGACATCCCATGGGATTACTATCTACAGAAAGTCACAAGTATGGAACCTTGCAGAAAGGGGTACAATATCGTGGTTGATGTTGTGGATGCAGTTAGACGGTTGAGCCCTCGGACTATCAACCTTGTGCTATCTTAAAGTCTGCACAGACAACTAATACCTTTTACACACTATCTGCTGACTGCCATGTACACAGAAAGGGGTTGTATTTTCACTATTAAAGCAGAGACCCGGCTATGTTTGTTAAGCTGTTAAGCCCTTCTTGGTTATGGTTGATTGCTTCATTTTTGCTAATCTTATAAAATTGTTGTTTGAAAGAAtctgcagtctctctcttcctatagAATTTCTCAGtcaccaacccttagtaaactttttgaaaaaaatgttgtttgaccagatacaatgttattttactgtaaacaaattaacaacaggcTTTTAGCATGCTtatagtgtaacggatgtgaaatggctagctagttagcgtagGTGctcgctaaatagcgtttcaatcggtgacgtcacttgctctgagaccttgaagtagtggttccccttgctctgcaagggccgtggcttttgtggagcgatgggtagcgatgcttcgtgggtgaatgttgttgatgtgtgcagagggtccctggttcgagcccgggcatggtcgaggggacggactaaagttatactgttacatagggaaggacattcaacaagcacggcacttacacaaatgacttaTCATTGACTGTTTTGTTAGACGTttgtgcggcttttgacattatcataGTTTTGACGATCATAGTTTGCTGATGAAAAaacttacactaccgttcaaaagtatgGGGTCACTTggaaaatgtccttgtttttgaaagaaaggcaacatttttgtccattaaaataacataaaattgatcagaaatacagtgtagacattgctaatgttgtaaatgactattgtagctagaaacggctgatttttttatggaatatctacataggagtacagaggcccgttatcagcaaccatcactcctgtgttccaatggcacgttgtgttagataatccaagttaatcattttaaaaggctaattgaaaacacttttgcaattatgttagcacaactgaaaactgttgtcctgattaaagaagcaataaaactggccttctttaaactagttgagtatctggagcatcagcatttgtgagtttgattacaggctcaaaatggcctgaaactcatcagtctattcttgttctgagaaatgaaggccattcattgcgagaaattgccaagaaactgaagatctcgtacagcgctgtgtactactcccttcacagaacagctctaaccagaatagaaagaggagtgggaggccccggtgcacaactgagccagaggacaagtacattagtgtcacaagccctcaactggcagcttcattaaatagtacccactaaacacaagtctcaacgtcaacagtgaagaggcgactccgggatgctggccttcgaggcagagttcctctgtccagtgtctggacatcttaatattttattttattggtgAGTCTGAGATATGGCTATATCTcaccaataaaataaaatattaagttgtccagacactggacagaggaactttgcctagaaggtcagcatcccagagtcgcctcttcacagtttatgttgagactggtgttttgcaggtaccatttaatgaagctgccagttgaggatgtGTGCAGCGTCTACTGGAGAGcttttctttgtctacacccattcagcattgttcacacccttttaagcttgcaaagttgcaaagaaaaagccatatctctgtccagtgtctgtgttattttgcccatcttaatattttatttttattggccagtctgagatatggcttcttttttctctccccttttcttatttggctaaggtgtatgtaaacttccaacttcaactgtagattcaatggttgtaaagatggggagaggtctgtccgtaataaagagatgctctgcttttttgacaccacactccaaaaatcaagttctgcaggctctagttttgtctaatcttgattgttgtccagtcgtgtggtccagtgctgcaagaaAGACCTAGTtcagctgcagctggcccagaacagagtggcacgtgttgctcttcattgtaaatcAGAGGGTTGATACAAATACTATGCATGctagtctctcttggctaagagctgaggagagacttgactgcatcacttcttctttttataagaaacattaatgtgttggaaATCCCacattgtttgcatagtcaacttacacacagctctgacacacacacttaccccaccagacatgccaccaggtatcttttcacagtccccaaatccaaaacaaattcaagaaagcatacagtattatatagagcccttattgcatgaaACTTCCTTCCAATCCTCacattgctcaaataaacagcaaacctggtttcaaaaaaacaaataaagcaacacctcacgacTCAACgcttctcccctatttgacctagatggtttgtgtgtatgcattgatatatcggctacgtgtgcctttaaaaaaatgtatatagttctgaccttgagctgttcttgtctactaatgttctgtattatgtcatgtttcatattttgtgtggaccccaggaagagtagctgctgcttttgcaacacctaacggggatcctaataaaataccaaaaataCCAAATCTGttattagctagcttgctagctagttagctagctaatttgaCCTGGTTCATCAATCAATGTAGTTTATCATGTCTGTCAGCAGCCATCGTAATTAAACAATCTTAAAAACAATGTTAAAAAGGGGATAAGGTTAGCTAACGTCACTAGGTAGGCTTATGTTGGTTGAATATTCGGTCTTCTTACCACTATGTTTGGACAACTGTACAAAGTTTCTACCGGAAGCTTGCAAAGTTAACATCAGCTGACAGTACATCGGCAAATGCGCCCTTCTGCTTGACAGGCAGAGCCCACAAAGGACGGGAAATTAACCTAAACCCCTCAAACCTGTCAGGcacatatacactgaacaaaaatataaacgcaacatgtaaagtgttggtcccatttttcatgagctgaaataaaagatcccagaaatgctccatatgcacaaaaacatTATTTCTCTCCAATTCTGGGCACATATTGTTTTTCTCCTATGCCAAGATATTCCATCAATTtaacaggtgtggaatatcaagaagctgactaaacagcatggtaattacacaggtgcaccttgtgctggggacaataaagggcCACTCTATGTGTAGTTGTCActcaatacaatgccacagatgtctcaagtttgagggagcgtgcaattggcatgctgactgcaggaatgtctaccagagctgttgccagagaattaaatgttcatttctctaccataagccaccttcaaTGTAAATTTAGAGAATTTTTTAGTAGgttcaaccagcctcacaaccacaaaccacatgtatggcgtcgtgtgggcgagcagtttgctgatgtgcCCCATGATGGTGGTGGGGATATAGTATTAGCAgacacaagctacagacaacaaacacaatttcaTTTTTTCGATGGCAggttgaatgcacaaaaatactgtGGTGAGATCCTGGGGCCCATTGTGaggtacattttttaaattaactgtattcccagtcatgtgaaatccatagattagggcctaatgtatttatttcaaatgACTCATATGAACTGCAACTCGGTAAAAacaatgaaattgttgcatgttgcgtttatatcaCAGAAGTATCAAATTAACGGTGGCCAATATTGAGAGATATCGTGAGGCAACCCTCACATATCTGAAATGACATGATCAATTGATGTTTACTGATCATAAAAAGCAtgcagttacttgctgtataactctaaTTGAGCTAAACGTGTGTTATGGTTTTCCATGGAAAAATCGGAAATGTGTAGTTCTGACAATGCTCTTCTAGATGTGATGATATTACAACCAAATAATTCACATTtatttaaagatgcactatgtagAAATCTCTCAATTTCCtgattgctaaaattctaatagttcgcctaatttcagtttgtgaccaAATCAGCAGATAATCATACCACCTAAACGCTGTGAAATATactttccataaccaaaaatatacttttttttcaGCTGTTTTAAACTGGTGTATAAAACAGATAGCAAAAGAGGCAAAAACGAAATTTAACAACGGAAAGAATAGAAATATTGCATATTGATCAGAACTACCTCtccttagacttgctttcaataagtgacagatctataacttatTTATAAATATGTGAATATGGTGGTGACGCCCAAAaggttacatattgcagctttaacaaTCCCTTAAAGGAATGGTTCATCCGTTTTGAATGTTATACTGTTGTTGTGCATCTCCGAGTGATGTTCTATTGAATCGCTGGGTCATTGCATGTTTTCATGTATATCTGAAGTATTCAAGCAGGCAGACATCTGGCCGGTATGAAGCAGCGGCGTGATAAAGTCGCTCTCACTACCCTGAAAGTTAATAGGAATGCGGCTTTTAGATCCTAAAACGCATTATCATACATGTCAGAATTCAATAATAGCCATGTCATAAATCGTTGATCATATTTTTGCGACATTCCTACCTCGAGGAATTTCTAATTTAACAGTGTGTCTAGCACGTTTCCTATTTGCCTGCCTCTTTAGGCCAAGGGGCATGGTGCCGTTGCCAGCGATATTATAGAAAGGAATCCAGATTGTCAACCGAATCGCGTTCACGTTGACATGCAGTTGCTAAATTAATCGTGACGCAATCCCATCTCAAAGTCAGTGTATATGTCGCGAAACGTCCCCATTTTCCCTCGAACGTATGTAAATGTCACGATTCCAGAGCTATACAGTACTACAGATAGCAAGTTAATTATCCCACATCCCGGAAAATATTTATAATGTTGTACTTCTTGTTGACGAAATTCGGGCTAATGTTGTTTTTTTGATCTAGCGCCTGTAGTATCTGGgatctacatctgtttatattagttactgtgctgttactaagcagtaatACATTACGGCAGTGTTACGTTACTACACCTAATAGGAACTGCACATGCGCACTGGGAGTGCCGGGAACTGTAGAGCACGAGCGGTTTCAACTAAACGAAAACTAACTGTACTCCcgtctcctgcctggtcatttctccacaacacaaatattacagtGGCGACGACGTGATTAAACTACATAAACGGACATTGCTTGAAGGGAAGAATGTTGCGTGAGTAATGAAACTCAAAATAATTATGTAATTCGtcagttattttttttattttctttcgcCAGTAGAGAAGGCTAAGCACTGCTAGTACTGCTAGTACAGTATTCAGGAGCTGCAAAGTCGCAAGACTATTGGAGTCCAGAATAGCGACACTGCCCTCTGgtggtaaaaaaaaaactgtctcaTTGAACGCATTGAAATTAGGCGATCTCAGTGGAGAAATATTGGCAAGAAAAAAAAGGAAGAAGGAACGTAACACGGTGTGTACATTATTACAAATGAGTGCAGTGAATGAAGTAATTGCAGAAACTTCTGAAGTGAAGAATTAGATGAAAATTAAGGAATAAGGAAACTGAACAATTAACTGTGAAAATGGCAACCATTGGTCGAGTACCAGAGTTTGAGGCTACAAAAGAGGATTTTGATTCCTATTTGGAGCTTTTTGAGCGTTGGCTGGCTGCAAATGAAATCAAAGATGGAAAGAAAACGGGCGTATTTCTCAGTGTTTTGGGTCCAACTGAGTATGGATTGCTGAAAGGTCTCATTGAACCAATGAAAGCAGTGGAGTTGAACTATGCAGAACTGACTGAAACTCTTTCAAGGTATTTCAAGCCTAAGCCAATTCTCATTGCAGAACGTTTCAGATTTTACCAACGTCACCAGAGTCAAGGGGAAACCGTGGCTGACTACATCCTTGCTTTGAAAAGGTTGGCAAGTACATGTGAGTTTGCACGATTTCTTGATGATGCTCTCCGAGACAAGTTTGTATGGGATCTCACAGGTGAAGCATATCACAGAAGGCTCCTGTCAGGTCCTTTAAGAAAGCCTGTGATATAGCACTTGGACTCGAGCTTGCCCACAGGGATACTATTGAGCTATCGGGACATGCAGAATGTCAGAAAGGTGTTCACAAGGTCAGTGATGCACGTGGTGGAAAAAGCTCACAAAAGTCACACTTTTTTCAGTCCCGTCCTCAAGGTTACACAAGAACAAAGCAGCCCACATCTCAAAGGTCTAAGCCAAGTTGCTACAGATGTGGGGGAGATAATCATCAGCACAGTGAATGTTGATTCCAAAATGAAAAGTGACACAATTGTGGAAAGGTTGGACATTTACAGAGAGTGTGTAAGGCCTCACAATGCACAGCAAGAGCGCACAAAGTGTCAGACGCAGCACAAGAAGAGGAAGGTACAACTGAAACAGTAGTGGAACTGTTCACAGTGTACTCAGCTCAACAACTAAAAGATGGAATCTATCTCAACATGGAGTTAGCGGGAAAACCAGTCAAAATGCAGCTGGACACCGGAGCGTCTGTATCTCTGGTTCCAGAAAGACTCTACAAAGAAAAACTGAAAGAGTGCCCTCTTCAGCCTGCGTCCATCCACCTTTCTTCATACACTGGTGACACTATTCCTGTGTTAGGGCAGATCCAGGTACCAGTCCGGTATGAGGGGAAGGAGTGGACGCTACCGCTTGTCATTGTTAAAGGAGAAAAATCAGCCTTGCTAGGCAGAAACTGGCTACAAAAGATCCAAGTTGAACTGGGGAGAACTCTTCAGTCTGAGAAATGACAAACTAGTGAGTCGGGCTACACTCACTAACATGCTGGAGAAGCACAAAGAACGTTTCAAAGATGGCTACGGTGAAATACAAGACTTCACAGCAAAAGTCAGAGTGCAAGAAGGAACCAAGCCTATCTTTCACAAACCACGTCCAGTTCCCTATGCTCTTAAGGAAGCAGTAGAGAAGGAACTGGACCGCCCACATAAGAATAACATAATCACGAAAGTAGCGAGAAGCGACTGGGCCGCTCCGATTGTTGTAGTCCCAAAGAAAGACAAGACCGTCAGAATGTGCGGTGACTACAAGGTCACAGTAAATCGCTGCATACTACCAGAGGAATATCCACTACCAAACGCTGAAGATCTGTTTGCCACTCTGGCTGGTGGGAAGGTTTTCAGTAAGCTGGACCTGGCATTCGCTTATCAGCAACTGAAGCTGGATCCAGAGTCAGAACAGTATCTGACCATCAATACACACAAGGGGCTATTCAGATTCAATCGCTTGGCCTATGGAATCTCGACAGCTCCAGCGATATTCCAACAAACAATGGATAAGATCTTGGACGGTATAGACCATGTTGTGTGCTTCATGGACGACATCCTCGTGTCAGAACCAACCATTGGAGAGCACCTTGTAGTGCTGGACAAAGACTGGAGAAATACGGAGTGAGAATGAAACGCAGCAAGTGTGAGTTCCTCCAGGACTCAGTGGAGTATCTCGGATACAAGATTGATGCACAAGGCCTGCACCCAAACAACAGCAATGTGGAAGCAATCGTAAACGCACTAGCACCCACAAATATCTCAGAGCTGAGGTCATTTTTGGGGCTCCTGAACTATTACGGAAAGTTTGTGGCAAACTTGTCCACATTGTTGCATCCGCTTCACCAACTGCTGCAGGCCGATACAAAGTGGAATTTGTCCCCACAATGCGAAGAAGCATTCAAGACCTGCAAACAGCGTCTGCTAAAGAGCAAGTGGCTTGCCCACTATAACACAGAGATGAAGCTGAGGCTCACGTGTGATCCATCTCCATACGGAGTAGGAGCCGTCATCTCACATGTTCTACCGTCAGGTGAAGAACACCCTATTGCATTTGCATCACGGACTCTGTCACCAAGTGAGAAAAATTATGCTCAAATTGAGAAGGAAGCCCTGAGCATAATATTCGGAGTGAAGAAGTTTCACAAATACCTCTACGGAAGGAAGTTCCAACTGCTGACAGATCACAAACCTCTGTTGGCCATCCTTGGACCAAAATCAGCTATACCAACCCTTGCTGCACTTCGAATGCAATGTTGGGCACTGTTATTGTTAGCC
Protein-coding regions in this window:
- the LOC135539519 gene encoding uncharacterized protein K02A2.6-like encodes the protein MLEKHKERFKDGYGEIQDFTAKVRVQEGTKPIFHKPRPVPYALKEAVEKELDRPHKNNIITKVARSDWAAPIVVVPKKDKTVRMCGDYKVTVNRCILPEEYPLPNAEDLFATLAGGKVFSKLDLAFAYQQLKLDPESEQYLTINTHKGLFRFNRLAYGISTAPAIFQQTMDKILDGIDHVVCFMDDILVSEPTIGEHLVVLDKDWRNTE